The Syngnathus typhle isolate RoL2023-S1 ecotype Sweden linkage group LG1, RoL_Styp_1.0, whole genome shotgun sequence genome includes a window with the following:
- the LOC133162999 gene encoding neuronal acetylcholine receptor subunit alpha-3-like → MILPGKTSVVLLLVLLTAQGCFASKAEDRLFRRLFRRYNQFIRPVENVSDPVTVEFEVSMSQLVKVDEVNQIMETNLWLRHVWNDYKLRWVPVEYDGIEFIRVPSNKIWRPDIVLYNNAVGDFLVEDKTKALLKFDGTITWVPPAIFKSSCPMDITYFPFDYQNCSMKFGSWTYDKAKIDLVLIGSKVNLKDFWESGEWEIIDAPGYKHDIKYNCCEEIYPDITYSFYIRRLPLFYTINLIIPCLLISFLTVLVFYLPSDCGEKVTLCISVLLSLTVFLLVITETIPSTSLVIPLIGEYLLFTMIFVTLSIVITVFVLNVHYRTPMTHTMPEWVRSVFLGVLPRVMLMRRPIDQGGSSTASITAGTGGGGSGGGNKKRKNSVGSGSGSVSIGGITGGVACPPLDGAASGGGASSVGGSMNCIEYGEMNRDNKRDMNRRCPYRGKEVPTPVPPPKVAPSSQGPQTQRPPESELPKLPRALNSPSQVNAVVAFSVISPEVKQAIESVKYIAENMRIRNKAKEVEDDWKYVAMVIDRIFLWVFVMVCVLGTLGLFLQPLISFFK, encoded by the exons ATGATTCTTCCCGGGAAAACAAGCGTCGTTCTCCTGCTGGTCCTCCTTACGGCGCAAG GCTGTTTTGCGTCCAAAGCAGAGGACCGTTTATTTCGGAGGTTATTCCGAAGGTACAACCAGTTCATCCGTCCAGTGGAGAATGTGTCTGATCCGGTCACTGTGGAGTTCGAGGTGTCTATGTCTCAACTGGTCAAAGTG GATGAGGTGAATCAAATAATGGAAACAAACCTGTGGCTCAGACAT GTTTGGAATGACTACAAACTAAGATGGGTACCGGTTGAGTATGATGGAATTGAGTTCATTCGAGTTCCATCCAATAAGATATGGAGGCCTGACATTGTTTTATACAACAA TGCTGTGGGGGATTTTCTGGTGGAGGATAAAACCAAGGCTCTGTTGAAGTTTGATGGCACCATTACTTGGGTTCCTCCGGCTATTTTTAAATCCTCTTGCCCCATGGACATCACCTACTTCCCTTTTGACTACCAGAACTGCTCCATGAAATTTGGCTCATGGACGTATGACAAGGCCAAGATTGACTTGGTGCTTATTGGCTCAAAG GTAAACCTCAAAGACTTCTGGGAAAGCGGAGAATGGGAGATCATTGACGCACCTGGTTATAAACACGACATCAAGTATAACTGCTGCGAGGAGATCTACCCAGACATCACCTACTCTTTCTACATCCGCCGCCTGCCGCTCTTTTACACCATCAACCTTATCATCCCCTGCCTTCTCATCTCGTTCCTCACCGTGCTGGTTTTCTACCTCCCTTCCGACTGCGGCGAGAAGGTTACCCTGTGCATTTCTGTCCTGCTCTCTCTCACCGTGTTCCTGCTGGTCATTACGGAGACCATCCCCTCCACGTCACTCGTCATCCCTCTGATCGGCGAATACCTCCTCTTCACCATGATTTTTGTCACGCTCAGCATCGTGATCACCGTATTTGTGCTGAACGTTCACTACCGCACTCCCATGACTCACACAATGCCCGAGTGGGTAAGGTCAGTGTTCCTCGGGGTGCTGCCGAGGGTCATGTTGATGAGGCGACCAATTGACCAAGGCGGCTCGTCTACTGCCAGCATCACAGCGGGGACGGGCGGAGGAGGGAGCGGCGGAGggaacaaaaagagaaagaacagcGTCGGAAGCGGATCAGGAAGTGTGAGCATTGGAGGCATCACAGGGGGCGTGGCGTGCCCACCGCTGGATGGTGCGGCAAGTGGAGGAGGGGCTTCCTCAGTAGGCGGTTCCATGAACTGTATCGAGTATGGTGAGATGAACCGCGACAATAAGCGGGATATGAACAGAAGATGCCCCTACAGAGGCAAGGAGGTTCCGACACCTGTCCCTCCTCCTAAGGTGGCCCCCTCATCTCAGGGCCCTCAGACCCAAAGACCCCCAGAGTCAGAGCTGCCCAAACTGCCAAGGGCCTTGAACTCCCCCTCTCAAGTGAATGCTGTTGTAGCGTTCTCAGTCATTTCGCCTGAGGTCAAGCAGGCCATTGAGAGCGTGAAGTACATCGCCGAGAACATGAGGATTCGCAACAAAGCCAAAGAG
- the LOC133161762 gene encoding neuronal acetylcholine receptor subunit beta-2-like, whose product MAVLAKAALLLLVVTVSKIALCAEVEERLVGHLLSADRYNKLIRPAVNNSQQVTIYIQVSLAQLINVNEREQIMTTNCWLTQVWNDYRLMWDPNEYDGIKKIRLPTQHIWLPDIVLYNNADGTYEVSFYSNAVVSNNGEVAWLPPAIYKSACKIEVRDFPFDQQNCTLKFRSWTYDHTEIDLILLSDFASRDDFKPSGEWDIVSLPGRKNEDPDDVRYLDITYDFIIKRKPLFYTINLIIPCILITSLAILVFYLPSDCGEKMTLCISVLLALTVFLLLISKIVPPTSLAVPLIGKYLMFAMVLVTFSIVTSVCVLNVHHRSPSTHTMPPWVKRVFMYQLPSYLFMRRPGRSNIRETFRKKHQQRSYSEKKAGADAGTGSLGLADCSSSFYVNEESAKRYGWTFSDFADNTEFRKRTTLKSNIDVEDAVDGVRYIADKMKSEDDDEGIIEDWKYVAMVIDRLFLWIFVCVCVVGTVGLFMQPLFQSYNTPIIEDMDQN is encoded by the exons TTGCTTTGTGTGCAGAGGTGGAGGAACGTCTTGTGGGTCACCTGTTGTCGGCAGACCGCTACAACAAACTGATCAGACCAGCCGTCAACAACAGCCAGCAAGTCACCATTTACATCCAAGTGTCTCTTGCCCAGCTCATCAATGTG AATGAGCGGGAACAGATCATGACTACCAATTGTTGGCTAACCCAG GTGTGGAACGACTACAGATTAATGTGGGACCCCAATGAGTACGATGGCATCAAGAAAATCCGCCTCCCGACACAACACATTTGGCTGCCAGACATTGTCCTCTACAACAA TGCTGACGGCACCTACGAAGTCTCCTTCTACTCCAACGCGGTGGTCTCCAACAACGGTGAGGTGGCTTGGCTCCCTCCCGCCATCTACAAGTCGGCCTGCAAGATTGAGGTCCGCGACTTTCCGTTCGACCAGCAGAACTGCACCCTCAAGTTTCGCTCGTGGACGTACGACCACACTGAGATCGACCTCATCCTCCTGAGTGACTTTGCCAGCCGCGACGATTTTAAACCCAGCGGCGAATGGGATATTGTGTCGTTGCCGGGACGCAAGAACGAAGACCCCGATGACGTCAGGTACCTGGACATCACTTACGACTTCATCATTAAGAGAAAACCTCTCTTCTACACCATCAACCTGATCATCCCTTGTATCCTGATCACATCTTTGGCCATCCTGGTCTTCTACCTGCCGTCAGACTGTGGTGAGAAGATGACGCTGTGCATCTCAGTGCTCCTGGCCCTCACTGTGTTTTTACTCCTTATCTCAAAGATTGTGCCACCCACATCTTTAGCGGTGCCTCTGATTGGGAAGTACCTGATGTTTGCCATGGTGCTGGTCACCTTTTCCATCGTCACCAGTGTTTGTGTGCTCAACGTGCACCATCGCTCCCCTAGTACGCACACCATGCCTCCTTGGGTCAAACGCGTCTTCATGTACCAACTTCCCTCCTACCTTTTTATGCGGAGACCTGGCAGATCCAACATACGCGAGACGTTCCGGAAAAAACACCAACAGCGGTCGTACTCGGAGAAGAAAGCAGGGGCGGACGCGGGGACAGGTTCTCTGGGACTGGCTGACTGCTCGTCATCCTTCTACGTCAACGAGGAGTCGGCCAAGCGCTACGGCTGGACGTTCAGCGACTTTGCCGACAACACAGAATTCAGGAAGAGGACGACACTGAAAAGCAACATCGATGTGGAGGATGCCGTGGATGGTGTGCGCTACATTGCGGACAAGATGAAgagtgaggatgatgatgaaggG ATCATTGAGGATTGGAAGTATGTTGCGATGGTGATCGACCGACTTTTCCtttggatttttgtgtgtgtatgtgtggtagGAACCGTGGGCCTCTTCATGCAGCCTCTGTTCCAAAGTTACAACACACCTATTATTGAAGACATGGACCAGAACTGA